From one Deinococcus sp. QL22 genomic stretch:
- a CDS encoding sensor histidine kinase has product MALPTAALTPFGELRHILRGVGLATWLAVSTHALLALPGKPWRLTQDEYLSFGLCLLGFGAVLWVATDTRSARWPLRIKLWLCALEVGLALIANHIFNGNSLLSGMLLVTAMHVGAILPMHQALLWVAVQTLGLFTVLSVNWPLFDAVSYTTGYLCFQVFAVLSAQVAVREVQARQRLTVVVEELQQTRALLVQASRDAERLRIARELHDLVGHHLTALTMNLQVAEHGTQDERSQVHVERAGAIAKLLLSSVREAVGAMRSEAVLDIRAELDLLQQRWTDVQVHATLPENLAVIDPLRTQVLLRCSQEIVANAVKHGAARNVWLILEWQADCLHLHAHDDGRGVRALRPGCGLKGMQERLESIGGQLKIDTHHGAGVVLLATLPLIVHS; this is encoded by the coding sequence GTGGCCCTTCCTACTGCTGCCCTCACGCCCTTTGGTGAACTGAGACACATCTTGCGTGGCGTGGGCCTGGCCACTTGGTTGGCTGTGAGCACCCACGCCCTCTTGGCCCTTCCCGGTAAACCTTGGCGTCTCACCCAAGACGAGTATCTGTCATTCGGGTTGTGCCTGTTGGGATTTGGTGCCGTCTTGTGGGTTGCCACCGACACCCGCAGCGCCCGCTGGCCACTGCGGATCAAGCTGTGGCTGTGTGCCCTAGAGGTGGGCCTTGCCCTGATCGCCAACCACATTTTCAACGGCAACAGTCTGCTGTCCGGCATGTTGTTGGTCACGGCCATGCATGTGGGTGCCATCTTACCCATGCATCAGGCCCTGCTCTGGGTGGCCGTGCAGACCCTTGGCCTATTTACAGTGCTCAGTGTAAATTGGCCACTGTTCGATGCGGTGTCGTATACCACAGGCTACCTGTGCTTTCAGGTATTTGCGGTGCTGAGTGCCCAGGTGGCGGTTCGCGAGGTGCAGGCGCGGCAGCGGCTGACGGTGGTGGTCGAAGAGTTGCAGCAGACCCGTGCTCTGTTGGTGCAGGCCTCCCGTGACGCTGAGCGCCTCCGGATTGCCCGCGAACTGCATGATCTGGTTGGGCATCACCTGACGGCGCTGACCATGAACCTTCAGGTGGCTGAGCACGGGACACAGGACGAGCGCAGCCAAGTCCATGTCGAACGTGCTGGGGCGATTGCCAAGCTGCTGCTGAGCAGCGTGCGTGAGGCGGTGGGGGCGATGCGCAGTGAAGCAGTGCTGGACATCAGGGCGGAGCTTGACCTGCTTCAGCAGCGCTGGACGGACGTTCAGGTTCATGCGACCCTGCCTGAGAACCTGGCCGTGATCGACCCGCTACGCACCCAGGTGTTGCTGCGGTGCAGTCAAGAAATTGTGGCGAACGCGGTCAAACATGGCGCTGCCCGCAATGTGTGGCTGATCCTGGAGTGGCAGGCCGACTGCCTGCACCTGCATGCCCACGACGATGGTCGGGGGGTCAGAGCCCTCCGCCCCGGCTGCGGCCTGAAAGGCATGCAGGAGCGGCTCGAAAGCATAGGAGGTCAGTTGAAGATCGATACTCATCATGGTGCAGGTGTGGTGCTGCTGGCAACACTCCCGCTTATAGTGCACTCGTGA
- a CDS encoding ABC transporter permease subunit, with product MTQVRSPQGQGTQVKITQDVLTGAITGRPASSSVQAAPRRPAPKWLLEGVRWLVPVLLVAFWQLASSVGWLNPRVLPAPSAVVGAFWELARNGELWHHFLISLGRAGTGVLIGGGLGFALGILTGTFRTAHLLLDSSFQMIRTIPNLALIPLVILWFGIGESGKVFLIALATFFPVYLNALHGVRSIDPKLTEMARVYGLSPLETFRRVSLPGALPSVLIGVRYALGISWLALVVSESFAASSGIGFLAMDAREFFRTDVIVLAILIYALIGKVADSLVRGLERRLLPWQVQA from the coding sequence ATGACTCAGGTGCGGAGTCCGCAGGGGCAGGGGACGCAGGTCAAGATCACCCAGGACGTCCTGACCGGGGCCATCACGGGGCGGCCCGCATCCAGTTCGGTTCAGGCAGCTCCCCGCCGTCCCGCACCCAAGTGGTTGCTGGAAGGCGTGCGCTGGCTCGTGCCGGTGCTGCTGGTAGCCTTCTGGCAATTGGCGTCCAGCGTGGGCTGGCTCAATCCACGGGTGCTGCCCGCGCCGAGTGCGGTGGTCGGCGCGTTTTGGGAGTTGGCCCGCAACGGCGAACTGTGGCACCACTTCCTGATCAGTCTGGGGCGGGCCGGAACAGGCGTGCTGATTGGGGGTGGACTGGGCTTTGCGCTGGGCATCCTGACCGGCACCTTCCGGACGGCGCACCTGCTGCTGGACTCCTCGTTTCAGATGATCCGCACCATTCCCAACCTGGCCCTGATTCCGCTGGTGATCCTCTGGTTCGGCATCGGTGAAAGCGGCAAGGTCTTCCTGATTGCGCTGGCGACCTTCTTCCCTGTGTACCTCAACGCCCTGCACGGCGTCCGGAGCATCGATCCCAAGCTCACGGAAATGGCCCGTGTGTACGGGCTCTCACCACTGGAGACCTTCCGCCGCGTGTCGTTGCCGGGAGCGCTCCCCAGCGTCCTGATCGGCGTGCGGTACGCGCTAGGCATCTCGTGGCTGGCGCTGGTGGTCAGCGAATCGTTTGCGGCCAGCAGCGGCATCGGTTTTCTGGCGATGGACGCCCGCGAGTTCTTTCGTACCGACGTAATCGTGCTGGCGATCCTCATTTACGCCCTGATCGGCAAGGTTGCCGACTCACTCGTACGAGGGCTGGAACGGCGCCTTTTGCCCTGGCAGGTGCAGGCATGA
- a CDS encoding phospholipase A2: MKNFPVGFIALGALVLSACGQVPDVTPSSTAAAPAPFQVTLLSPAQQNALRHQLQELRDVQAQVAAGTLTAPVDDAGQVVDLGALIQSFELDLQMGAQPLNIEVPSGKLNPQAAPYAQYIYTNIAGDNNFRGNYSFNKSRFPRFNWSNDGCSGPSEYTGWSDEFYWPCLAHDFGYRNARLYPNLLNGNHRAWVDSQFKQHMRLKCDTLGWRKYPCYAAAEGFYQAVRLRGAGSFYP; this comes from the coding sequence ATGAAGAACTTCCCCGTCGGGTTTATTGCTTTAGGCGCACTCGTCCTGTCGGCCTGTGGTCAGGTGCCGGACGTCACCCCTTCCAGCACGGCCGCTGCTCCCGCGCCATTCCAGGTCACCCTGCTGTCCCCTGCGCAGCAAAACGCTCTGCGCCACCAGCTTCAGGAGTTGAGAGATGTGCAGGCACAGGTGGCCGCCGGGACGCTCACCGCGCCTGTGGACGATGCAGGCCAAGTGGTTGACCTCGGTGCCCTGATTCAGAGCTTTGAACTAGACCTACAGATGGGCGCCCAGCCCCTCAACATTGAGGTGCCCAGCGGCAAGCTCAACCCTCAGGCAGCCCCTTACGCTCAGTACATTTACACCAACATTGCTGGTGACAACAACTTCCGTGGCAACTACAGCTTCAACAAGTCCCGCTTCCCCCGATTTAACTGGTCGAATGACGGCTGCAGTGGGCCCTCGGAATATACCGGCTGGAGCGATGAGTTTTACTGGCCCTGCCTGGCCCATGATTTCGGCTACCGCAACGCCCGTCTGTATCCCAATCTACTCAACGGCAACCACCGGGCATGGGTCGACAGTCAGTTTAAACAGCATATGCGCTTAAAATGTGACACGCTGGGCTGGCGCAAATATCCTTGCTACGCTGCAGCTGAAGGCTTCTACCAAGCAGTACGTCTGCGCGGCGCGGGCTCCTTTTACCCCTGA
- a CDS encoding ABC transporter ATP-binding protein, with protein MTATSAVRLPNPMSLRAGDGASVHVQNLSVMFGSNTVLSDLTLDVAPGERVAVVGASGGGKTTLLRVLAGLTPHSAGEVQIRQARDEARVRVMFQEDRLLPWLGALDNVTLGLPRAERAYGLTALAGVGLADRAETYPHELSGGQRQRVALARALAHRPALLLLDEPFGALAALTRASMHALLETLLDDTGATTLLVTHDLDEALKLADRVILLRGGEVGEDVRPPTSRPRDRAALEPLRRHLEEQLL; from the coding sequence ATGACGGCCACCTCCGCTGTTCGCCTGCCCAACCCCATGTCCCTGCGGGCAGGAGACGGAGCCAGCGTGCATGTTCAGAATCTCAGCGTGATGTTTGGCTCCAACACGGTGCTGAGTGACCTGACCCTGGATGTGGCCCCTGGTGAACGGGTGGCGGTGGTAGGAGCCAGTGGCGGCGGCAAAACGACGCTGTTGCGGGTATTGGCGGGCCTCACGCCCCACAGCGCCGGAGAGGTGCAGATTCGGCAGGCCAGGGACGAGGCGCGGGTACGGGTCATGTTTCAAGAAGACCGGCTATTGCCGTGGCTGGGCGCACTGGACAACGTGACGCTGGGGCTGCCGCGTGCTGAGCGGGCTTACGGCCTGACCGCGCTGGCCGGCGTGGGCCTCGCAGACCGCGCCGAGACTTACCCGCACGAACTCTCCGGCGGGCAGCGGCAGCGGGTGGCCTTGGCCCGCGCGTTGGCTCACCGTCCAGCCCTGCTCTTGCTAGACGAACCGTTCGGCGCACTCGCCGCCCTGACCCGCGCCAGCATGCACGCGCTTCTGGAGACCCTGCTCGACGACACCGGAGCCACCACGCTGCTGGTCACGCACGATCTGGACGAAGCCCTGAAATTGGCCGACCGGGTCATCCTGCTGCGTGGCGGTGAAGTGGGCGAGGACGTGCGCCCGCCGACATCCCGCCCGCGTGACCGGGCTGCACTGGAACCGCTGCGGCGGCATCTGGAAGAGCAGTTGCTATGA
- a CDS encoding response regulator transcription factor, giving the protein MIRACLVDDQTLVRQGLRSMLDLAPDIEVIAEAEDGLVALEVIPKVKPDIVLLDVRMPRLDGLGVLRRLNAAQALPPTLILTTFDDDELVFDAVKAGAKGYLLKDVCIQVLLDAVRVVAAGGRWLQPAVTERTLRGLESLKRPVTDDLSVAGIGLTVRENEVLRLMAGGYSNREIADALQTTEGTVKSYVSNVLSKLQTRDRIRAVLRALELGLL; this is encoded by the coding sequence GTGATCCGCGCCTGCCTGGTTGACGACCAGACGCTGGTGCGTCAGGGTCTGCGAAGCATGCTTGACCTTGCTCCTGACATTGAGGTCATTGCGGAGGCTGAAGACGGTTTGGTGGCTTTAGAAGTCATTCCAAAGGTCAAGCCGGACATCGTGCTGCTTGACGTCCGTATGCCGCGGCTCGACGGTCTGGGCGTATTGCGGCGCCTCAACGCTGCTCAAGCCCTGCCGCCGACCCTGATTTTAACCACCTTCGACGACGATGAACTGGTATTCGACGCCGTCAAGGCGGGAGCCAAAGGCTACCTCCTGAAAGACGTCTGTATTCAGGTGCTGCTCGACGCCGTCAGGGTGGTGGCGGCGGGTGGGCGGTGGCTGCAACCGGCCGTGACCGAGCGCACCCTCAGGGGATTAGAGAGTCTAAAACGGCCGGTCACAGACGATCTCAGCGTGGCAGGGATTGGCTTGACGGTCAGGGAGAACGAGGTTCTGCGCCTGATGGCTGGCGGGTACAGCAACCGGGAGATTGCCGATGCATTGCAAACCACCGAGGGAACCGTCAAGAGTTATGTCAGTAACGTGCTGTCCAAGTTGCAGACCAGAGATCGCATTCGTGCTGTGCTCCGGGCTCTTGAATTGGGTTTGCTGTAG
- a CDS encoding helix-turn-helix domain-containing protein encodes MQAALYEKERPKQPPKLGAQQTAILMTEVCSSPDGREKWIMQLLADRLVTLGAVDTISDESVRRTLKKTRLNRGKFKVGVSPK; translated from the coding sequence CTGCAGGCCGCCCTGTATGAAAAAGAGCGTCCCAAACAACCCCCGAAACTGGGTGCCCAGCAGACGGCGATCCTGATGACCGAAGTCTGCTCGAGTCCCGACGGCCGGGAGAAGTGGATCATGCAACTGCTGGCAGACCGTCTGGTGACGTTGGGTGCCGTGGACACCATCAGTGATGAAAGTGTCCGGCGCACACTGAAAAAAACGCGTTTAAACCGTGGCAAGTTCAAAGTTGGTGTGTCGCCCAAGTAG